In Bacillus sp. Cs-700, one genomic interval encodes:
- a CDS encoding O-antigen ligase family protein, whose translation MNGMLYLFRKTFSQVVIAVFLSALVSFLLVPELLVQNKKLAAITAVGIVFVLTLTKLIRQGVFSSLTFKDSVMYFLIASSFIGPAIVLNIGPIGLFPFRVFYLLIIGISTIIYIRNKSFFDWGLIRTKPIFVFLIFWFLYACLSLTWAPSITYGIRNLFYLFTGLSLIVLVTFYFKKMKNYLAFFYIWIVVYIGLIGLGLWNHFTEQHLSLSRINDLPYYMQGVPTAVFGNENDYASYLVISMFFVWFFMKHRRPLLIKLIGFTLIAITIYLIYLTNSRANYISILIGFGGWFILYSEKTTRRIFVFSGVLSVIAVSFLFYNKVMTLVTNFISTNFQRSEGGSLDIRANILKNVQYYFAESMGFGVGAGNADYFLKNEPIFPIGVFSNVHNWWGEILVNYGAIVFGGYLAMYLSLLILLYRISKRTMDENEKMIAQTLTISLFVFAMASISPSSVLALNYHWMLFAFSIGFITYYFRNTKVTQQTINEPPRGAGGNKEMLKKYSKTISERFKKYFWLFLLLPILTAGISYIMEYSSPVGYSAKSEIALGNFEYDRITEAGTVKDYLTNAAYLRQLDEEYGFSMPVEDIADNFVVGEEPGKLLTLRLDGNDEKLVSDTLMEITQAFISESDKVKEERTAFFNEKIKRLQELPDNGESMVDKEQFIYELELNLLNMRDTLINKPVTVSTTAGDPLQRTIFGLLIGIALSVTLLLIPEFLRKE comes from the coding sequence ATGAATGGGATGCTTTATTTGTTTCGAAAGACGTTTAGTCAGGTCGTTATTGCAGTATTTCTTTCTGCTCTAGTGAGTTTTCTATTAGTGCCTGAATTATTAGTTCAAAATAAGAAATTAGCAGCCATTACAGCAGTCGGTATTGTATTTGTTCTTACACTTACGAAGCTGATCAGACAAGGAGTCTTCTCATCTCTAACGTTTAAAGATTCTGTTATGTATTTTCTAATTGCTAGTTCTTTTATTGGGCCCGCTATTGTCCTAAATATAGGTCCAATAGGTCTTTTTCCTTTTAGAGTATTTTATCTATTGATCATTGGAATAAGTACAATTATCTACATACGAAATAAATCTTTCTTCGATTGGGGATTAATTAGAACGAAGCCAATATTTGTTTTCCTTATTTTCTGGTTTTTGTATGCATGTCTCTCTCTTACATGGGCGCCGTCCATAACATACGGCATCAGAAACCTCTTTTATCTTTTTACGGGATTGTCACTCATTGTGCTAGTTACTTTCTATTTTAAAAAGATGAAGAATTATTTAGCTTTTTTCTATATATGGATTGTTGTCTACATTGGACTTATAGGTCTTGGACTGTGGAACCACTTTACAGAGCAACATCTTAGCTTATCACGCATCAATGACTTGCCGTACTATATGCAGGGAGTACCAACAGCTGTTTTTGGAAATGAAAATGACTACGCAAGCTATCTAGTTATAAGTATGTTCTTTGTCTGGTTTTTCATGAAACATCGTCGTCCTCTTCTGATAAAACTAATTGGCTTTACTTTAATTGCTATAACAATTTATCTCATTTACCTCACGAATTCCAGAGCCAATTATATTTCAATACTCATCGGTTTTGGAGGATGGTTTATTCTTTACAGTGAAAAAACAACAAGAAGGATTTTTGTATTCAGTGGTGTGCTATCTGTCATAGCTGTATCATTCTTATTCTATAATAAAGTTATGACGTTAGTGACAAACTTCATTTCAACTAATTTCCAGCGAAGTGAAGGAGGTTCTCTTGATATACGAGCGAACATCCTGAAAAACGTTCAATATTATTTTGCAGAAAGTATGGGTTTTGGCGTAGGAGCTGGTAATGCTGATTATTTCTTGAAGAATGAGCCGATCTTTCCGATTGGAGTCTTTTCCAATGTACATAATTGGTGGGGTGAAATTCTAGTCAACTACGGGGCCATTGTATTTGGTGGATATCTTGCGATGTACCTTTCCTTACTCATTTTACTCTATCGAATTTCTAAGAGAACGATGGATGAAAATGAAAAAATGATTGCTCAAACGTTGACCATTAGTCTATTCGTGTTTGCTATGGCGAGTATTAGTCCAAGTTCCGTACTTGCTTTAAATTACCACTGGATGCTTTTCGCTTTTAGTATTGGGTTTATTACTTATTATTTCAGGAATACGAAAGTTACCCAACAAACAATTAATGAGCCACCTAGGGGTGCAGGAGGTAACAAAGAAATGTTAAAAAAATATTCAAAAACGATTAGTGAAAGGTTTAAAAAGTATTTCTGGTTATTTTTACTATTGCCTATACTCACTGCTGGTATATCCTATATCATGGAATACTCATCTCCAGTGGGTTATTCAGCTAAATCGGAAATCGCACTTGGGAATTTTGAATATGACAGAATTACTGAGGCAGGTACTGTGAAGGACTATTTAACAAATGCGGCTTATCTTAGACAGCTAGATGAAGAGTATGGTTTTTCAATGCCAGTGGAAGATATTGCGGATAATTTTGTAGTCGGTGAAGAGCCTGGTAAATTGTTAACTCTACGCTTGGATGGTAATGATGAAAAGTTAGTCTCAGATACATTAATGGAGATTACACAAGCATTTATTTCTGAAAGCGATAAAGTGAAAGAAGAGCGTACGGCTTTCTTTAATGAGAAGATCAAAAGACTTCAAGAGCTTCCTGACAACGGGGAATCAATGGTTGATAAGGAACAGTTCATCTATGAGCTGGAATTGAATTTATTGAACATGCGAGACACTTTGATTAATAAACCTGTTACCGTTTCAACAACGGCTGGTGATCCGTTACAAAGGACAATCTTCGGATTGTTAATTGGTATTGCGCTTAGTGTTACACTTTTACTTATTCCAGAATTCTTGAGAAAAGAATAA
- a CDS encoding PIG-L deacetylase family protein, whose amino-acid sequence MLSTLKRSLKPLLLKTYNSRNNKFSKDFINSNRERIVERNQLVTSLPGEKILVLAPHVDDDMIGCGGAILKYLKEGKEVHIAYLTQSNKRGSIGLQGEEIIIERKKEAETVAKKIGLPLNQLHFLSACDSELLTTDLAVELGSIMSRLNPDVVFFPSIIDTHTDHYAVSKKLYELAKEQNGVLDHVHLMMYEVQNPISPVYSNRILDITEVYNEKVSLLHYYKSQQTRFYFLPIMNHLNGLVFGEGKKAEVYIETNIQDYLNFVEKHFEDNEYYFQLKPQLIGHRDHRNTIPTYKNILESKKVLRELI is encoded by the coding sequence ATGCTTTCAACGTTAAAACGAAGCCTTAAACCGTTACTGTTAAAAACATATAACAGCAGGAATAACAAATTCTCTAAGGATTTTATTAATTCCAATAGAGAAAGAATAGTAGAAAGAAATCAACTTGTAACAAGTCTTCCGGGCGAAAAAATTCTTGTGTTAGCTCCACATGTAGATGATGATATGATCGGGTGTGGCGGGGCGATTTTAAAGTATTTAAAAGAAGGAAAAGAAGTTCATATTGCTTACTTAACTCAGAGCAACAAGCGTGGTTCGATAGGTTTGCAAGGCGAAGAGATTATTATAGAGCGGAAGAAAGAAGCAGAGACCGTTGCTAAGAAAATTGGACTCCCACTAAATCAATTACACTTTTTAAGCGCCTGTGATTCAGAATTATTAACAACAGATTTGGCTGTAGAATTAGGTTCTATTATGAGTCGATTGAATCCAGATGTTGTATTCTTCCCTTCAATTATTGATACTCATACTGATCATTATGCTGTTAGTAAAAAGCTTTATGAGTTAGCGAAGGAACAAAATGGAGTATTAGATCATGTTCATTTAATGATGTATGAAGTACAAAATCCTATTTCTCCCGTTTATTCTAATCGGATTCTTGATATTACAGAAGTGTATAATGAGAAAGTTAGCTTGTTGCACTACTACAAGTCTCAGCAAACCCGTTTTTATTTCCTACCAATTATGAATCATTTGAATGGGTTGGTTTTTGGTGAGGGCAAAAAAGCTGAAGTATATATTGAAACTAATATTCAGGACTACCTTAATTTTGTCGAAAAACACTTTGAAGATAACGAGTATTACTTTCAATTGAAACCTCAGTTAATTGGGCATCGCGATCATCGTAATACGATTCCAACATACAAAAATATCCTTGAATCAAAGAAAGTTCTTCGGGAATTAATCTAG